In a genomic window of Bemisia tabaci chromosome 1, PGI_BMITA_v3:
- the LOC109035559 gene encoding uncharacterized protein, producing MDDTMQESLFTERESAGTSQHSKRKGGRSRKSSATRKPDICSLVEKLISIEERSKKVVKKSPHRERIKKVRRWLKSERKKKYKKAVVADSNVTTDVDKLITKFNSFTIVEKNPHLTRASNHIIKSKFSCKCCSDNDPDRPFSKSKKKKWSSRRKDTSSEQRTAKHLLLGKKKMKKNIDLRNEKYDRRLPLKKRLYRIAANSCTKTDSAGIATDVAQDINGKTISPTIPVPEENKEISCQSSSENSDETRIIPVTPKKRFQNKRQNVPNSETFSISPPLRSGSQCNDMITHSQVQVDLSTCKQTLQVKLSKISDEICKKMKSVTLLPSNDLKVSSSSSKDLNKVSKHRRNIPSAEQSNLNLEVKFDPIRNLTKDLNKCGTIDDTETYSPKTKEKQVSIPKADSDDNCSIDQKDQATQFIRKTTSVSNDCHTVPIESVTSSKNRKKRKRTINRTGFPTKKKKKKSNTSNETNVKEKTLSAKLHIGSKDPVRHGETIVLTPLTTDKIKHFPSTSKFFPEPSCFVENGSNLVNGQHVVPNSGEENVENVSFLGTTLHQQINPSTQNRRVSLRARPRQRRDSLLLAEANKKSCDKKTKHETRLQDFHELMERSKLIIAEKKYLQAGLFSDQFKVNDVEIDSCCEQKNCELDVSSLPSLSYYAERVRQKTDFTLPFDVWASHRAPKTLTRIKSNRNEYSKECDDSGSGSDLNEDMSDTFDGSNPSFSFFLPRKLHAFGSEGRTTTLLTDEQSKFIRANSCFLIRNLIKVQAIVVDKNNSASSNRGNELKLNIKSDASTKKLETISQTLQSFQKLKETSKEINNLQQDASMESKECNRNLLSEEKSKLKFENSASCNCSSQFVENHTSSRRTQSSRKLFSGNDANKSCSQILVSGTPETSIEVGLTQMGNGQKYFKALTSENCIIQTGENVYITKDNSELKLDETVATSIFGRADCNVFHIERLWRDENNDGYAFGYYFLRPHETFHEPSRRFFPNELMKSPLCETIPISRIVGHCHVLNLSSYCREKPASADLDHIFICEYRVDKGAKTFSRIPKRKACFSSDETTEFHLPPLKPVRNFKPYDATSNFRKIKKQHKTLKHTDTNEISGVYYVGGSHRSTSLANYSTDEIDERTQQQQPHSITSKISRTEDYAF from the exons ATGGATGATACCATGCAAGAATCATTATTTACTGAACGCGAGAGTGCAGGAACATCTCAACACTCAAAAAGAAAGGGTGGCCGTAGTAGGAAAAGTTCAGCGACCAGAAAACCAGACATTTGCTCTCTGGTTGAGAAACTCATCTCAATTGAAGAGAGGAGTAAGAAGGTGGTAAAGAAAAGCCCGCATCGGGAGCGAATCAAGAAAGTCCGTCGCTGGTTGAAGTCAGAACGGAAAAAGAAGTATAAAAAAGCTGTCGTGGCCGACTCCAATGTTACCACTGATGTAGATAAATTAATCACTAAATTTAACAGCTTTACTATTGTGGAAAAAAATCCTcatttaacccgtgcctcaaatcATATCATCAAAAGTAAATTTAG ttgtaAGTGCTGCTCAGATAATGATCCTGATAGACCTTtctcaaaaagtaaaaagaaaaaatggagtaGTCGAAGAAAGGACACTTCCTCAGAGCAGAGAACGGCGAAACATTTGCTGTTAGgcaagaagaagatgaaaaaaaatattgatctt AGGAATGAAAAATACGACAGAAGATTACCGCTCAAAAAACGCCTCTATCGAATAGCAGCTAACTCCTGTACTAAAACGGATTCTGCGGGAATTGCAACTGATGTTGCTCAAGACATCAATGGGAAAACTATCTCTCCAACTATACCAGTACctgaagaaaacaaagaaatttcTTGTCAATCGTCCTCAGAGAATAGTGATGAGACAAGAATAATTCCAGTAACTCCAAAAAAGCGATTCCAGAACAAACGCCAAAATGTGCCCAACAGCGAGACATTTTCAATCTCTCCTCCTCTAAGAAGTGGTAGTCAATGCAACGATATGATTACACACAGTCAAGTCCAAGTTGATCTAAGTACTTGTAAGCAAACTTTACAAGTAAAACTGTCCAAAATTTCAGATGAaatatgcaaaaaaatgaaatctgtcACATTACTTCCTTCAAATGATCTCAAAGTTTCTAGCTCGTCTTCGAAAGATCTCAATAAAGTCTCGAAGCATCGGAGAAACATCCCTTCAGCGGAGCAATCAAACCTGAACTTAGAAGTAAAATTCGACCCCATTCGAAACTTAACCAAAGATCTCAACAAATGTGGGACTATTGATGATACAGAAACTTATTCAccaaaaactaaagaaaaacaAGTGTCCATACCAAAAGCAGATAGCGATGATAATTGCAGCATTGATCAGAAAGATCAGGCCACACAATTTATTAGAAAGACTACATCCGTATCAAATGATTGTCATACTGTCCCTATTGAGAGTGTCACCTCTtctaaaaataggaaaaaaaggaaacgaaCTATTAATAGAACTGGATTCCcaactaaaaagaaaaagaaaaaaagtaacactTCTAATGAAACCAACgttaaagaaaaaactttgtCCGCAAAGCTTCATATTGGAAGTAAAGATCCAGTTCGTCACGGAGAAACCATAGTTTTAACTCCATTGACAACagacaaaattaaacattttccaTCTACTTCTAAATTCTTTCCAGAGCCCTCATGTTTCGTCGAGAATGGAAGTAACCTGGTGAATGGTCAACATGTTGTTCCAAATTCAGGCGAAGAAAATGTAGAAAATGTAAGTTTCCTAGGGACTACTCTTCATCAGCAAATTAATCCTTCGACTCAAAACCGAAGAGTTTCTTTGAGAGCCCGTCCCAGGCAAAGGAGGGATAGTCTCTTGTTAGCTGAAGCTAACAAGAAAAGCTGTGATAAAAAAACCAAACATGAAACACGTCTGCaagattttcatgaattaaTGGAAAGGAGTAAATTAATTATCGCAGAAAAGAAGTATCTACAAGCTGGACTCTTCTCTGATCAGTTTAAAGTCAATGATGTTGAGATTGACAGTTGTTGTGAGCAGAAGAACTGTGAGCTGGATGTCAGCAGTTTGCCATCTCTTTCATACTATGCAGAAAGGGTACGACAAAAAACTGACTTCACCCTTCCCTTTGATGTTTGGGCGTCTCACAGAGCTCCCAAAACGCTCACAAGAATCAAGTCCAACAGAAATGAATACAGCAAAGAGTGTGATGATTCAGGGAGTGGTTCTGATTTAAATGAAGATATGTCAGATACTTTTGATGGAAGCAATCCGTCGTTTTCCTTCTTTCTACCCAGAAAACTTCATGCCTTTGGCAGTGAAGGTCGAACCACCACACTACTCACAGATGAACAATCAAAATTCATTCGTGCAAATTCATGTTTCCTGATTCGTAACTTAATCAAAGTTCAAGCAATTGTTGTTGACAAAAACAATAGTGCTTCATCAAACAGAggcaatgaattaaaattaaacataaaatctGACGCGAgcaccaaaaaattggaaacaatTTCACAAACTTTGCAATCATTCCAGAAACTGAAGGAGACATCAAAAGAAATTAATAATCTACAACAGGACGCCTCCATGGAATCAAAAGAATGTAACAGAAACTTGCTCagtgaggaaaaatcaaagttgAAGTTTGAAAATAGTGCTTCTTGTAACTGTAGTTCACAGTTTGTTGAAAATCATACGAGCTCACGAAGGACCCAAAGCAGTCGGAAACTTTTCTCAGGCAATGATGCTAATAAATCTTGTTCTCAGATTTTGGTCTCTGGAACTCCAGAAACATCCATTGAAGTAGGTCTCACTCAGATGGGAAATGGCCAAAAGTACTTTAAAGCACTAACTTCAGAAAATTGTATCATACAAACAGGAGAGAATGTTTACATAACAAAAGACAATTCTGAGCTCAAACTTGATGAAACTGTAGCAACATCTATTTTTGGAAGGGCTGATTGTAATGTATTTCACATAGAGCGGCTTTGGCGAGACGAAAA CAACGATGGTTATGCATTTGGTTACTACTTCCTGCGACCACATGAAACTTTTCACGAACCAAGTCGGCGATTCTTCCCCAACGAACTTATGAAGTCGCCCCTATGTGAAACAATCCCTATCAGTAGAATTGTGGGTCACTGTCATGTGCTGAACTTAAGCTCGTACTGCAGGGAAAAGCCCGCCTCAGCAGACTTGGACCACATCTTCATTTGTGAATACAGAGTGGACAAAGGAGCTAAAACATTCTCCCGAATACCGAAGCGCAAAGCTTGCTTCAGTTCAGATGAAACGACCGAATTCCATCTGCCTCCATTGAAACCTGTCCGAAATTTTAAG CCGTACGATGCTACAAGCaactttagaaaaattaaaaaacaacacAAAACTCTGAAGCACACTGATACCAATGAAATATCTGGCGTCTATTATGTGGGTGGTTCACACAGGAGTACATCTCTGGCAAACTACTCAACTGATGAGATAGAT gAACGAACTCAACAGCAACAACCTCACAGTATTACCTCTAAGATTTCTAGGACAGAGGACTATGCATTCTAG
- the LOC109035560 gene encoding ATPase family AAA domain-containing protein 2, with protein MMVSPREPIPSTSRNRTNSTERSLQDSQEGIRRSTRQRKLKYENYSDSWIVGAQTLRGYPMYNTRGEAYSQDLSEQASRSPKQPDETEDGETEDNEEVEEEKRQVLERPRRNLRKVKEGDDSSDKLKNGTEENNKEETANGTGIFDQDMYSRVKSRRPRQATIYTVPTRSSLRQRNIQQQDAGSSGDEPSSSSDEEEEEEVETKRVSRRVSRPMRETRSVDVVMTERSSGIKYHLRKTKPVVKPFQLQPAPANRRSSRVLRVLCDTVRRRRRRRSTSSSSDSSSSSAMSHAGHSKVPGRGRQTKARKGLDKSMRGGGGSGKVMDGKTGLVHGGKAGRLADIDPVTLDTSIRFEHVGGLENHVRCLQEMVVFPMLYTEIFKKFNVKPPKGVLFHGPPGTGKTLLARALANECSQGQRKVSFFMRKGADCLCKWVGESERQLRLLFEQAYEMRPSIIFFDELDGLAPVRSSKQDQIHASIVSTLLALMDGLTDRGEIIVIGATNRIDAIDPALRRPGRFDRELYFPLPAKKERQEILRIHVDKWEQPPSPELLDYLAEQTSGYCGSDLRSLCSEAVIQALRRRYPQIYKSSLKLLLNPDNVKVEKLDFEKALQSIVSASSRVTIKPGRKLPSFIEPLLKSSLEELIRHTQKIFPHCTNQDVLGLRLVHSPRLLITGSKVHINLLTSGLLHHIEHCPVHTLDVSCLFSVSARAPEEAIIQIFSEMRRLLPCVLFIPEVNEFWDVIQPSVKAVLLSQIYNLDCTSPLLIVATSSSKKVSHEIRKLFNSYQGDIFATSNPDSKARENFFRPLLLERALKPPPKPKFEEEQLEELPVAPPPSPPKLTESQLKDLYDKEENTLRELRIFLRQICTKLANNKQFFMFTKPVDIEEVPDYLQIIQQPMDLETMMTKIDLHRYTCAQDFLNDIDLLVRNALEYNPDRDPADKLVRHRACYLRDTAYALIKAEMDSDFEEQCKSIRGARQQREKVESSVHVAESFVPEFVHTKPVTETHPALAPSWYQKDAVNKKENGPHANATNTYNSSNVRRRKRRTSLWAKGIAAKRKKIVKSEPSANETENSPGTPPSKKLSGSNTNLAKKNSCSPTSPAVSAVENSMTTPARYPTKAERKEPCQMATSTPIHITHRTRSSSREHVSTEKTAEEPLVNGYNESSDEEMAAKEEKEGTVIDVEESALLSDDDSEDCQSPVLLKKEVNVITVSKTALGLLLSEVVQVTEDVESIEPLIYLYSQFKKIIGLYIKKTDRTNLVQDLQEELQRFVRFFVTREEDPDLNLDESICTILETSTAQQC; from the exons ATGATGGTATCACCTAGAGAGCCAATTCCTTCCACCTCCAGGAACCGCACTAACAGCACTGAAAGATCCCTCCAGGACTCACAAGAAG GCATTAGAAGAAGCACTCGTCAACGCAAACTTAAGTATGAAAATTACAGTGATAGCTGGATTGTTGGAGCCCAAACTCTGCGAGGTTATCCCATGTACAATACACGGGGCGAAGCCTACTCTCAAGATCTATCAG aaCAAGCGTCAAGAAGTCCAAAACAGCCCGATGAAACCGAAGATGGTGAAACAGAAGATAATGAGGAAgttgaggaggaaaaaagacaAGTTCTAGAGCGTCCCAGACGTAACTTGCGGAAAGTGAAAGAGGGAGACGACAGTAGTGATAAACTGAAGAATGGCACCGAGGAGAATAACAAGGAAGAAACTGCCAATGGGACAGGAATATTTGATCAAGACATGTATTCTCGGGTGAAATCCAGGCGTCCACGCCAAGCTACTATTTACACTGTCCCCACAAGATCATCTCTTAGACAGCGTAATATCCAACAGCAAG ATGCTGGTAGTTCTGGCGATGAGCCGTCAAGTTCAtctgatgaagaagaagaggaggaggtaGAAACTAAGAGAGTCTCAAGACGAGTGAGTCGACCAATGCGCGAAACTCGAAGTGTAGATGTCGTCATGACTGAACGCAGTTCTGGAATCAAATATCATTTAAGGAAAACAAAGCCAGTCGTTAAACCATTCCAACTAC AACCAGCTCCTGCAAATCGTCGCTCTTCAAGAGTTTTAAGAGTTCTTTGTGATACTGTGCGTCGAAGACGCAGAAGAAGATCCACATCCAGTTCTTCTGATTCATCATCAAGTAGTGCCATGAGTCATGCGGGACACAGCAAAGTTCCCGGACGAGGTCGTCAAACTAAAGCAAG AAAAGGGCTAGACAAGTCCATGAGAGGTGGTGGAGGTAGTGGAAAAGTTATGGATGGCAAAACGGGTCTTGTGCACGGTGGAAAAGCAGGTCGTTTAGCAGACATCGACCCAGTCACTTTGGATACCAGTATTCGTTTCGAGCATGTTGGAGGATTAGAAAATCACGTTCGTTGTCTCCAAGAAATGGTAGTTTTCCCAATGCTCTACACagaaatcttcaaaaaatttaacgTCAAACCTCCCAAAGGTGTTTTGTTCCATGGCCCACCAG GTACGGGTAAAACATTACTAGCACGAGCGTTAGCCAATGAATGCAGTCAAGGCCAACGTAAAGTATCTTTCTTCATGCGCAAAGGTGCGGATTGCCTTTGTAAATGGGTAGGAGAGTCAGAAAGGCAGCTGAGACTTCTCTTTGAACAG GCATATGAAATGCGTCCGTCAATCATCTTTTTTGATGAATTGGATGGCTTAGCACCTGTGAGATCATCAAAACAAGATCAGATTCATGCATCAATAGTGTCAACGCTTCTTGCTCTGATGGATGGGTTGACAGATAGAGGTGAAATCATCGTTATTGGAGCCACTAACCGCATAGATGCCATTGATCCTGCTTTACGGAGACCGGGACGTTTCGACAGAGAACTGTACTTCCCATTGCCTgccaaaaag GAAAGACAAGAAATTCTAAGGATTCATGTCGATAAATGGGAACAACCTCCCTCTCCTGAGCTGCTTGACTACCTTGCTGAACAAACGTCAGGCTATTGTGGCTCAGATTTACGCTCTTTGTGCAGTGAAGCTGTGATTCAAGCATTACGCCGTCGCTATCCTCAAATTTATAAATCCTCTCTGAAGTTGTTGCTGAACCCAGACAATGTTAAG GTTGAGAAACTGGATTTTGAAAAAGCTCTTCAAAGTATTGTGTCAGCTTCTAGTAGAGTGACAATCAAACCTGGCCGTAAACTACCATCTTTCATCGAGCCTTTACTTAAGTCATCATTGGAGGAGTTAATCAGACATACACAGAAAATATTTCCACATTGTACTAATCAGGATGTTTTGGG TTTAAGGCTTGTTCACTCGCCAAGACTGCTGATCACAGGTAGCAAGGTGCACATTAATCTCTTAACCTCTGGGCTCCTCCATCATATTGAGCATTGCCCTGTTCATACATTAGACGTCAGTTGTTTGTTCAGCGTCTCCGCAAGAGCACCAGAGGAGGCTATCATTCAG ATTTTCTCAGAAATGCGAAGACTGTTACCATGTGTCCTCTTCATTCCTGAAGTCAATGAGTTCTGGGATGTGATTCAACCAAGTGTCAAAGCCGTACTTCTCTCTCAAATTTACAACCTGGACTGCACTTCCCCACTTTTAATAGTTGCCACATCATCCTCCAAGAAAGTCTCTCATGAG ATCAGGAAATTATTTAATAGTTACCAAGGTGATATCTTTGCTACCTCCAATCCAGATTCCAAAGCTAGAGAAAACTTTTTCCGACCTTTACTCCTGGAAAGAGCTCTGAAGCCTCCTCCAAAACCAAAGTTTGAAG AAGAGCAACTAGAAGAGCTTCCAGTGGCACCACCTCCCTCTCCACCTAAACTAACGGAATCACAGTTGAAAGATTTATatgataaagaagaaaataccCTCCGAGAATTGCGAATATTCTTGAGGCAAATTTGCACTAAACTTGCCAATAATAAACA gTTTTTCATGTTTACCAAACCTGTAGATATAGAAGAAGTACCTGATTATTTACAAATAATTCAACAGCCTATGGACCTAGAGACTATGATGACTAAAATAGATTTGCATCGTTATACGTGTGCCCAGGATTTTCTCAATGATATAGATTTATTGGTTAGAAATGCCTTGGAATATAATCCTGATAG GGACCCAGCCGACAAACTGGTGAGGCACAGAGCATGTTACCTTCGAGACACTGCATATGCATTAATCAAAGCTGAAATGGATAGTGATTTCGAAGAACAGTGCAAATCAATACGAGGTGCAAGGCAGCAACGAGAGAAAGTTGAAAGCTCAGTCCATGTAGCAGAGTCTTTTGTGCCAGAATTCGTTCATACCAAGCCAGTGACTGAAACTCACCCTGCGCTTGCGCCATCCTGGTATCAGAAAGACGCTGTGAATA AAAAAGAAAACGGTCCTCACGCAAATGCTACAAACACCTACAACTCAAGTAATGTAAGGAGAAGGAAGCGGCGAACATCTCTATGGGCAAAAGGAATAGCAGCTAAAAGGAAAAAGATTGTTAAATCAGAG cccAGTGCCAATGAAACGGAAAATAGTCCAGGGACTCCACCCTCCAAGAAACTTTCTGGTTCCAATACGAATCTAGCGAAGAAAAATAGTTGCTCACCAACTTCACCAGCAGTATCTGCAGTAGAAAATTCAATGACAACTCCAGCTAGGTATCCAACAAAAGCTGAGAGGAAGGAACCATGTCAGATGGCAACGAGCACTCCTATTCACATTACTCACAGGACAAGGAGTTCCTCCCGAGAGCATGTATCTACAGAGAAGA CCGCAGAAGAACCTCTTGTCAATGGCTACAATGAATCTTCTGATGAAGAAATGGCTGccaaagaagaaaaggaagggaCAGTGATTGATGTAGAGGAATCAGCATTGTTAAGTGATGATGATAGTGAAGATTGCCAGTCTCCTGTTCTCTTAAAGAAAG AAGTGAATGTCATCACTGTGTCTAAAACAGCTCTCGGCTTGTTATTATCTGAAGTAGTACAAGTAACAGAAGATGTTGAATCCATTGAGCCTTTAATTTACCTGTATagtcagtttaaaaaaataattggtctGTACATTAAGAAAACGGACCGAACCAATTTAGTGCAG gaCTTGCAAGAAGAATTGCAAAGGTTTGTAAGGTTCTTTGTCACGCGAGAAGAAGATCCTGACCTAAATTTGGATGAAAGCATATGTACAATCCTAGAAACATCAACTGCTCAGCAGTGTTAG